A stretch of Lathyrus oleraceus cultivar Zhongwan6 chromosome 6, CAAS_Psat_ZW6_1.0, whole genome shotgun sequence DNA encodes these proteins:
- the LOC127096457 gene encoding uncharacterized protein LOC127096457, producing MYQNYRKGTKKVNELTNDGKEDESGEAKDKEPPYVPPPPYKPPIHYPQRLMKSKNEGQIKKFLEFLKQLNITIPFTYAITQMSSYAKFLKEILSNKKKLEDDETVMLTTECNAIIQNNMPPKLKDPGSFSIPCVIRKFIINKSLCDLGSSVSLMPLPTCEKLNLGELRPTKMSLQLVDRSVKFPVGMLENVPIRIR from the coding sequence ATGTATCAAAATTATCGTAAGGGAACCAAAAAGGTAAATGAACTAACCAATGATGGAAAAGAAGACGAAAGCGGAGAGGCAAAAGATAAAGAGCCACCTTATGTGCCTCCTCCACCATACAAACCACCTATCCATTATCCCCAAAGACTTATGAAGTCAAAAAATGAAGGACAAATCAAGAAATTCTTAGAATTTCTGAAGCAACTTAATATCACTATACCATTCACATATGCCATTACGCAAATGTCTTCATATGCTAAATTCCTTAAAGAGATtctatccaataagaaaaagcTTGAGGATGATGAAACTGTTATGCTTACTACCGAGTGTAACGCTATTATTCAAAATAACATGCCTCCTAAACtgaaagacccaggtagtttttCCATACCATGTGTAATCAGAAAGTTTATCATAAACAAATCTCTATGCGATTTAGGATCCAGTGTTAGTCTAATGCCCTTACCCACATGCGAAAAACTTAATCTAGGAGAATTAAGACCAACAAAGATGTCTCTACAACTAGTTGACCGTTCCGTTAAATTTCCCGTAGGTATGCTAGAGAATGTTCCAATTCGTATAAGATAA